The following proteins come from a genomic window of Yinghuangia sp. ASG 101:
- a CDS encoding DUF6193 family natural product biosynthesis protein, translating to MNDVVQDQWLRLIANADDPQKMGRSMFVTPYATMLRTAYAHPRLRVLFPWTGMWELHFSRCTEQRCTWDIPYIAPTKDGRFLVAGPLRSQVVGHADSAHDAVALVVGRLPVGCGKAFVGTPEELAVHERNHERG from the coding sequence ATGAACGACGTAGTCCAGGACCAGTGGCTGCGCCTCATCGCAAACGCAGACGACCCGCAGAAGATGGGACGGTCGATGTTCGTTACGCCGTACGCGACAATGCTGCGGACCGCGTACGCGCACCCGCGACTCCGGGTGCTCTTCCCCTGGACGGGGATGTGGGAGCTGCACTTCAGCCGGTGTACGGAACAGCGCTGCACATGGGACATTCCCTACATCGCTCCGACCAAAGACGGCCGCTTCCTCGTCGCGGGACCGTTGCGCTCGCAGGTCGTCGGCCACGCGGATTCGGCACATGACGCTGTCGCGCTCGTGGTCGGCCGCCTGCCAGTGGGCTGTGGAAAGGCCTTCGTCGGTACGCCTGAGGAGCTCGCTGTGCACGAGCGAAATCACGAGCGAGGTTAA
- a CDS encoding transposase → MELSHFRDEFHARLTRRGDALFELADALLCAEGPVKTLVGLSLRA, encoded by the coding sequence GTGGAACTGTCGCATTTCCGGGATGAGTTCCATGCCCGCCTGACCCGGCGCGGAGACGCGCTGTTCGAGCTCGCGGACGCGTTGCTGTGCGCGGAGGGGCCGGTGAAGACGCTGGTCGGACTGTCGCTTCGCGCCTGA
- a CDS encoding MFS transporter: protein MVTRALGAGVLVLACAAQAMVVLDVSVVNVALPAIEDDLGFGAAALPWVVNAYGLVFAGFLLLGGRLADLYGHRRVFTAGLALFTAASLVGGLATTPGLLLAARAAQGLGAAVLAPATLTVLTVAFPEGPRRTRALAVWTAAGSVGGTAGNLVGGLLTDQASWRWILLVNVPVGAATLALVPRLLTAPARAGRSKGVLDVLGALAATGSLAAIAYALTQPASHGWTATLTLAPITAGLASLAGFLVLQRQRHSSGRTPLLPLRLFRARAVWLGNTVLLLSAVCLMPAWYFLSLHMQHTLGYTATQTALGFLPHTVLGVVLGIHLAPWAMKHTAPRTLVAAGLLIAAAGFWWQSRATDTSSYLTGILGPGVVFTTGSALFITPLTTTIVSGIAPADAGAASGIVNTAKQVGGGLGLAALGLLAHDTATTADPAALAHGNGRVFLAMAAVLTATALAAFALPARNTAASAASAEDAPEPEPPVPAKSSTAGGAPRPGSTLGPGARHPDQR from the coding sequence ATGGTGACACGGGCGCTCGGCGCGGGGGTGCTGGTGTTGGCGTGTGCGGCGCAGGCCATGGTTGTCCTGGACGTGTCCGTGGTGAACGTGGCCCTGCCCGCCATCGAGGACGACCTGGGCTTCGGGGCGGCCGCGCTGCCGTGGGTGGTCAACGCGTACGGGCTGGTCTTCGCCGGGTTCTTGCTGCTCGGCGGCAGGTTGGCTGACCTGTACGGGCACCGCCGCGTCTTCACCGCTGGCCTCGCGCTGTTCACCGCGGCCAGCCTGGTCGGCGGCCTGGCCACCACCCCGGGCCTGCTGCTCGCCGCACGCGCCGCCCAAGGACTCGGCGCCGCGGTGCTGGCGCCCGCCACGCTGACCGTGCTGACCGTCGCGTTCCCCGAAGGCCCGCGCCGCACCCGCGCTTTGGCGGTTTGGACGGCCGCGGGATCGGTCGGCGGCACCGCCGGGAACCTGGTCGGCGGGCTGCTCACCGACCAGGCGTCGTGGCGCTGGATCCTGCTGGTCAACGTCCCCGTCGGCGCCGCCACCCTCGCCCTGGTCCCGCGCCTGCTGACCGCACCCGCCCGCGCCGGCCGCAGCAAGGGCGTCCTCGACGTGCTCGGCGCGCTCGCGGCCACCGGCTCACTGGCCGCAATCGCCTACGCCCTTACCCAACCGGCCTCACACGGCTGGACCGCCACGCTCACCCTCGCCCCGATCACCGCCGGCCTCGCCTCACTCGCGGGCTTCCTGGTGCTGCAACGGCAGCGGCACAGCAGCGGCCGAACGCCGCTGCTGCCGCTGCGGCTGTTCCGCGCCCGCGCCGTGTGGCTCGGCAACACCGTGCTGCTGCTGTCCGCGGTGTGCCTGATGCCCGCCTGGTACTTCCTGTCCCTCCACATGCAGCACACCCTCGGCTACACCGCCACCCAGACCGCACTCGGGTTCCTCCCGCACACCGTCCTCGGCGTCGTCCTCGGCATCCACCTCGCCCCTTGGGCGATGAAGCACACCGCCCCACGCACACTGGTCGCCGCGGGGCTTTTGATCGCCGCGGCGGGGTTCTGGTGGCAGAGCCGCGCCACCGACACCAGTTCCTACCTGACCGGGATCCTCGGCCCCGGCGTCGTCTTCACCACCGGCAGCGCGCTATTCATCACCCCGCTCACCACGACCATCGTCTCCGGCATCGCCCCCGCCGACGCCGGGGCCGCCTCCGGGATCGTGAACACCGCCAAACAGGTCGGTGGCGGCCTCGGCTTGGCTGCCCTGGGCCTTCTCGCCCACGACACCGCCACGACCGCCGACCCCGCCGCACTCGCCCACGGCAACGGCCGCGTCTTCCTCGCCATGGCAGCCGTGCTCACCGCCACCGCCCTGGCCGCTTTCGCGCTGCCGGCCCGAAACACCGCCGCCTCCGCCGCCTCCGCCGAGGACGCCCCTGAACCGGAGCCGCCCGTCCCCGCGAAGTCCTCCACGGCTGGGGGAGCACCGCGCCCGGGTTCTACGCTCGGGCCAGGAGCGAGGCACCCTGACCAGCGTTGA
- a CDS encoding TetR/AcrR family transcriptional regulator, translating to MNAHTRGPGAHHDEKRHQIADAVLAIVADQGLAAVSLAETAARAGVSPGRVQHYFPTKQALVEAAFERGNAQSTARIRAKAGGDLDAADPRTVLSAVLGELVPYDDATRAHLRVRQAFTARALPDTRIAERLRAMYADFHRQLANLLTRDLEAGRVRAEVDPAVEASALTALAEGLAYYVLIDVCPSEAARARVQAAVDGLYR from the coding sequence GTGAACGCACACACGCGCGGACCGGGCGCCCACCACGACGAGAAACGGCACCAGATCGCCGACGCGGTCCTCGCGATCGTCGCCGACCAGGGTCTTGCGGCCGTGTCCCTGGCCGAGACCGCAGCCCGGGCCGGGGTCTCACCCGGCCGGGTGCAGCACTACTTCCCCACCAAGCAGGCCCTGGTCGAGGCCGCGTTCGAGCGCGGCAACGCGCAGAGCACCGCGCGGATCCGCGCCAAGGCCGGCGGGGACCTGGACGCCGCCGACCCGCGCACCGTGCTGTCCGCCGTGCTCGGCGAGCTCGTCCCGTACGACGACGCCACCCGCGCGCACCTGCGTGTGCGACAGGCGTTCACCGCCCGGGCCCTGCCGGACACCCGGATTGCGGAGCGGCTCCGCGCGATGTACGCGGACTTCCACCGCCAACTCGCGAACCTGCTGACGCGGGACCTGGAAGCCGGGCGCGTCCGGGCTGAGGTTGACCCCGCAGTGGAGGCCTCGGCACTTACAGCATTGGCGGAAGGGCTGGCGTACTACGTGCTCATCGACGTCTGCCCCTCCGAAGCAGCTCGCGCCCGGGTGCAAGCCGCCGTCGACGGGCTGTACCGCTGA
- a CDS encoding IS4 family transposase, with product MPRPGQTKSQGERFSDRIAIGVLTRAFPPELVDEVVAACGRTEQRSRLLPARVVVYFVLAMCLFSGQGYEEVARLLTWGLERLGRWERGWRVPTTAAISRARARLGPEPLEVLFARVCRPVAGPDTPGAWFRGWRLVAVDGTTFDVPDSDANAGFFGRPGAARGGAGGAFPQVRVAVLAECGTHAVFAVQAGPLAVHETELARGLFDALGPGMLVLADRGFVGFDRWRETAATGADLVWRVKRDAVLPVVEALPDGSYVSHIVAARDRDRRADPSRVRVVEYTLPGDTTVYRLITTILDHRAAPARELAGLYHERWEVETVLDEIKTHQGGPRLVLRSQHPDGVRQEIWAMFLVHHAIRDLMHQSCVPTGRDPDRVSFTRALRVVRRQVTDQAAFSPQDTRPGTRRHPS from the coding sequence GTGCCAAGGCCGGGACAGACGAAGTCGCAGGGTGAGCGGTTCTCGGACCGGATCGCGATCGGTGTGTTGACGCGGGCGTTTCCGCCGGAGTTGGTGGATGAGGTGGTGGCCGCGTGCGGCCGGACCGAGCAGCGGAGCCGGTTGTTGCCGGCGCGGGTGGTGGTCTATTTCGTCCTCGCGATGTGCCTGTTCTCCGGTCAGGGCTATGAGGAGGTCGCGCGGCTGTTGACCTGGGGGCTGGAGCGGCTGGGGCGGTGGGAACGGGGTTGGCGGGTGCCGACGACGGCGGCGATCTCCCGGGCTCGGGCCCGGTTGGGGCCCGAGCCCTTGGAGGTGCTGTTCGCCCGGGTATGCCGTCCGGTGGCCGGGCCGGACACACCGGGGGCGTGGTTTCGGGGTTGGCGGTTGGTCGCGGTCGACGGCACGACGTTCGACGTGCCGGACAGTGATGCCAACGCGGGGTTCTTCGGGCGTCCGGGCGCCGCTCGCGGTGGGGCGGGCGGGGCGTTCCCGCAGGTGAGGGTCGCGGTGTTGGCCGAGTGTGGCACGCACGCGGTGTTCGCCGTGCAGGCCGGGCCGCTGGCGGTACACGAGACGGAGCTGGCGCGGGGGCTGTTCGACGCGCTGGGGCCGGGCATGCTGGTGCTCGCCGACCGCGGGTTCGTCGGGTTCGACCGGTGGCGGGAAACCGCGGCGACAGGCGCGGACCTGGTGTGGCGGGTCAAGCGCGACGCGGTGCTGCCGGTGGTGGAAGCGCTGCCGGACGGCTCGTACGTGTCGCATATCGTCGCCGCACGGGACAGGGACCGCCGGGCGGACCCGTCCCGGGTCCGCGTCGTCGAGTACACCCTGCCCGGGGACACGACGGTCTACCGGCTGATCACCACCATTCTCGACCACCGGGCCGCGCCCGCCCGGGAGTTGGCCGGGCTCTACCACGAGCGATGGGAGGTCGAGACGGTCCTCGACGAGATCAAGACCCACCAGGGCGGCCCCCGACTTGTGCTGCGCTCGCAGCACCCCGACGGTGTCCGCCAGGAGATCTGGGCGATGTTCCTCGTCCACCACGCGATCCGCGACCTGATGCACCAGTCGTGTGTCCCCACGGGACGCGACCCCGACCGGGTGTCCTTCACCCGCGCCCTGCGGGTCGTCCGCCGCCAGGTCACCGACCAGGCGGCATTTTCCCCCCAGGACACTCGCCCGGGCACTCGCCGACACCCTTCGTGA
- a CDS encoding IS5 family transposase: MSERKPYPSDLSDEQWSLIEPVITAWKDRHRSVSGHQGAYDMREIVNAILYQGRTGCQWAYLPNDLPPKSATYYYFAAWRDDGTDRVVHELLRCQVRERARRLEDPTLVVLDTQSVRVAAGVPAATTGYDPAKKVPGRKRGLAVDVLGLVVAVVVVAANTHDDAAGTALLDQVADHAGGTVRKALVDQGFKNQVVVHGAGLGIDVGIVERVPGHRGFLPQPKRWRVEQTYAILILHRRLVRDYEHLPASSASRVHWAMTHVMARRLTGANTPTWREPQAVPA, from the coding sequence GTGAGTGAACGCAAGCCGTATCCCAGTGACTTGTCGGACGAGCAATGGTCGTTGATCGAGCCGGTGATCACCGCGTGGAAGGACCGGCACCGCTCCGTCAGCGGTCATCAAGGCGCCTACGACATGCGGGAGATCGTGAACGCGATCCTCTACCAGGGGCGGACCGGCTGCCAGTGGGCCTACCTCCCGAACGACCTTCCGCCCAAGAGCGCGACGTACTACTACTTCGCGGCCTGGCGCGACGACGGAACCGACCGGGTCGTCCACGAACTCCTGCGCTGCCAGGTCCGGGAACGCGCCCGACGATTAGAGGACCCGACCCTGGTGGTCCTGGACACCCAGAGTGTCCGCGTCGCCGCCGGGGTCCCCGCCGCCACGACCGGCTACGACCCGGCCAAGAAGGTGCCCGGCCGCAAGCGCGGCCTGGCCGTGGACGTCCTCGGCCTGGTCGTCGCCGTGGTCGTCGTCGCGGCGAACACCCACGACGACGCCGCGGGCACCGCCCTGCTGGACCAGGTCGCCGACCACGCCGGGGGCACCGTCCGCAAGGCCCTGGTGGACCAGGGCTTCAAGAACCAGGTCGTCGTGCACGGCGCCGGCCTGGGCATCGATGTCGGGATCGTCGAACGCGTCCCCGGTCACCGGGGGTTCCTGCCGCAGCCGAAGCGGTGGAGGGTCGAGCAGACCTACGCGATCCTGATACTGCACCGGCGCCTGGTCCGTGACTACGAGCACCTCCCGGCCTCGTCCGCCTCACGCGTCCACTGGGCGATGACCCATGTCATGGCCCGCCGCCTCACCGGCGCGAACACCCCCACCTGGCGCGAACCGCAGGCGGTGCCGGCGTGA
- a CDS encoding protein-tyrosine phosphatase family protein has translation MNTPPLSGTIDLPDGTRIRGRGLRRPLPHGPKPDVGLYLGSDRLRRRHDAAIPWAHTWVDWPDFLLPRDRDEAVRQIHRLHRQMRSGAAAEVACGGGIGRTGTVIACLAVLSGITPADAVAWTRAHHHPRAVETPWQRRWVARFPQTSLNDQHP, from the coding sequence ATGAACACCCCGCCGTTGTCCGGGACCATCGACCTGCCCGACGGCACCCGCATCCGCGGCCGCGGCCTGCGCCGTCCCCTGCCCCACGGGCCCAAACCCGACGTCGGCCTCTACCTCGGGTCCGATCGACTCCGCCGGCGCCACGACGCCGCGATCCCCTGGGCCCACACCTGGGTCGACTGGCCCGACTTCCTACTGCCCCGCGACCGAGACGAAGCCGTCCGACAGATCCACCGCCTCCACCGGCAGATGCGCTCCGGCGCCGCGGCCGAAGTCGCGTGCGGCGGCGGCATTGGCCGCACGGGCACCGTCATCGCCTGCCTCGCCGTCCTGTCCGGCATCACTCCCGCCGACGCCGTCGCCTGGACACGCGCCCACCACCACCCCAGAGCCGTGGAAACGCCCTGGCAACGCCGCTGGGTGGCTCGCTTCCCCCAGACCTCCCTCAACGATCAGCACCCTTGA
- a CDS encoding CGNR zinc finger domain-containing protein, translating into MKIPLDDYAWGVAVANDLIATSPTVRAGTDALPDPAALSDFLAAHLLLRDAPPSDADVHHVHLLRREVRGIVETETAEQAVAGATVLLRRAGLPPTLVRANESRWQWLVPTAQGASLADEVAALVAVGILGAVRTLGSERLRPCEAPDCRGVFVDISRSGRRRYCMPDLCGNRVNVSNHRARKREGITIR; encoded by the coding sequence GTGAAGATTCCGCTCGACGACTACGCATGGGGCGTGGCGGTCGCGAACGACCTGATCGCCACATCGCCCACGGTACGCGCCGGCACGGACGCGCTGCCCGACCCGGCCGCCTTGTCGGACTTCCTCGCCGCGCACCTGCTGCTACGCGATGCCCCGCCGTCGGACGCGGACGTGCACCACGTGCACCTGCTGCGCCGCGAGGTGCGCGGAATCGTCGAGACCGAGACCGCCGAACAGGCCGTGGCCGGGGCGACCGTGCTGCTGCGACGCGCCGGGCTGCCCCCGACTCTCGTACGGGCGAACGAGAGCCGGTGGCAGTGGCTGGTGCCCACCGCTCAGGGAGCATCCCTCGCAGACGAGGTCGCCGCCCTCGTCGCCGTTGGCATTCTCGGAGCCGTCCGAACACTGGGGAGTGAACGGCTTCGTCCCTGCGAAGCACCGGACTGCCGCGGGGTGTTCGTCGACATCAGCCGGAGTGGGCGGCGGCGCTACTGCATGCCCGACCTGTGCGGCAACCGCGTCAACGTCTCCAACCATCGGGCCCGCAAACGTGAAGGGATCACGATCCGATGA
- a CDS encoding response regulator transcription factor: protein MRIVLADDSALLREGLARLLADEGHDVVAGVGDGDAMVEAVARHQPDVVVADVRMPPTHTDEGLRAALEVRRISPGVGVLVLSQYVEKRYAIELLTGGATAVGYLLKDRVAHVDDFLAALDRVAAGGAAFDPEVVRQLLARTTHSDPLDSLTPREHDVLARMAEGCTNAGIAEELHVSRSAVEKHVNAIFDKLTLPRLSTHSRRILAILRYLSS from the coding sequence ATGCGGATAGTCCTCGCCGACGACTCGGCGCTGCTGCGCGAAGGGCTCGCCCGGCTCCTCGCTGACGAAGGCCACGACGTCGTCGCCGGAGTGGGCGACGGCGACGCCATGGTCGAAGCCGTGGCCCGACACCAACCGGACGTCGTGGTCGCCGACGTGCGCATGCCGCCCACCCATACCGACGAGGGCCTACGTGCCGCCCTGGAGGTACGGCGTATCTCACCGGGAGTGGGCGTCCTCGTGCTGTCCCAATACGTCGAGAAGCGCTACGCCATCGAACTGCTGACCGGGGGCGCCACCGCCGTCGGATACCTCCTCAAAGACCGCGTCGCCCACGTCGACGACTTCCTGGCCGCCTTGGACCGGGTCGCCGCCGGCGGCGCCGCCTTCGACCCCGAGGTCGTCCGCCAACTCCTCGCCCGCACCACCCACAGCGATCCGCTCGACAGCCTCACCCCACGCGAACACGACGTCCTGGCACGCATGGCCGAAGGCTGCACCAACGCGGGCATCGCCGAGGAACTCCACGTGTCACGAAGCGCGGTCGAGAAACATGTCAACGCCATCTTCGACAAGCTCACCCTGCCCCGATTAAGCACCCACAGCCGCCGCATCCTGGCGATCCTGCGCTACCTGAGCTCGTAA
- a CDS encoding sensor histidine kinase, which yields MAATLAAGAATALLGLVFLLVAGLLYAGGAAAGLLYRRADFSADGPPPRRAAERWIRHGALRLTRLEHRRLAHRNQKSRGTPVQPAATARLVRRLATRIPVGLLGGAVLALTACGAGMATVMLGAWLAGSSDTATSDVLILAPLAAVLLYLVIRGLTGIAQTERAIAQRFLAPTAREALNRRIDELAASRAGVMEAVHEERRRIERDLHDGVQQRLVALGILLGRARRVTDPARADDLLRQAHEQSQQALTDLREVAWRIHPAALDDGDLRTVLDGVVDRTPIRVALDYDVDPEPPPITATAAYFVVAEALTNAAKHAGADAVAVSVTRHANGGDRLRIRVVDDGSGGADPSGGGLSGLARRVAALDGTFHVHSPIGGPTTIIAELPCG from the coding sequence TGTACCGCCGCGCTGATTTCTCCGCCGACGGGCCCCCGCCACGCCGCGCCGCCGAGCGATGGATCCGACACGGCGCCCTGCGGCTGACCCGCCTCGAACACCGCCGCCTCGCGCACCGGAATCAGAAGTCCCGTGGAACGCCCGTCCAGCCCGCCGCTACCGCGCGACTGGTCCGCCGCCTCGCCACCCGGATCCCCGTCGGGCTGCTCGGCGGAGCCGTCCTCGCGCTCACCGCGTGCGGAGCGGGCATGGCGACCGTCATGCTCGGCGCGTGGCTCGCGGGCAGCTCGGACACCGCCACCTCCGACGTGCTGATCCTCGCGCCGCTCGCCGCGGTATTGCTCTACCTCGTGATACGAGGTCTCACCGGTATCGCTCAGACCGAACGCGCAATTGCCCAGCGCTTCCTGGCACCGACCGCTCGAGAGGCGCTCAACCGCCGCATCGACGAACTCGCCGCAAGCCGCGCGGGTGTCATGGAAGCCGTACACGAAGAACGCCGCCGCATCGAACGCGACCTCCACGACGGCGTCCAGCAACGCCTGGTCGCACTCGGCATACTGCTCGGACGGGCCCGGCGCGTCACCGACCCGGCACGTGCGGACGACCTCTTGCGTCAAGCCCATGAACAATCCCAACAAGCCCTGACAGACCTGCGCGAAGTCGCCTGGCGCATCCATCCGGCAGCGCTCGACGACGGCGATCTGCGCACCGTTCTGGATGGCGTCGTCGACCGTACTCCGATCCGCGTCGCGCTGGACTACGACGTCGACCCGGAACCGCCGCCCATCACCGCGACGGCCGCCTACTTCGTCGTCGCCGAGGCGCTGACCAACGCGGCCAAGCACGCGGGCGCCGACGCGGTCGCGGTGTCGGTGACCCGGCACGCCAACGGCGGAGACCGTCTGCGGATCCGCGTGGTCGACGACGGTTCGGGCGGCGCCGACCCGTCCGGCGGCGGCCTGTCCGGACTGGCACGCAGGGTCGCCGCACTGGACGGCACCTTCCACGTCCACAGCCCGATCGGCGGGCCGACCACCATCATCGCGGAGCTGCCATGCGGATAG